One window of Micropterus dolomieu isolate WLL.071019.BEF.003 ecotype Adirondacks linkage group LG13, ASM2129224v1, whole genome shotgun sequence genomic DNA carries:
- the mapk10 gene encoding mitogen-activated protein kinase 10 isoform X4, whose amino-acid sequence MVFMSRHFLYNCSQPILDVKIAFCQGFGKQVDVSYIAKHYNMSKSKVDNQFYSVEVGDSTFTVLKRYQNLKPIGSGAQGIVCAGYDAVLDRNVAIKKLSRPFQNQTHAKRAYRELVLMKCVNHKNIISLLNVFTPQKSLEEFQDVYLVMELMDANLCQVIQMELDHERMSYLLYQMLCGIKHLHSAGIIHRDLKPSNIVVKSDCTLKILDFGLARTAGTSFMMTPYVVTRYYRAPEVILGMGYKENVDIWSVGCIMGEMVRHKILFPGRDYIDQWNKVIEQLGTPSPEFMKKLQPTVRNYVENRPKYAGLTFPKLFPDCLFPADSEHNKLKASQARDLLSKMLIIDPAKRISVDEALQHPYINVWYDPAEVEAARDLIQISMPPPQIYDKQLDEREHSIDEWKELIYKEVMNFEERTKNGVVKGQPSPSAQVQP is encoded by the exons ATG GTATTTATGAGCAGACATTTCTTATATAACTGCAGCCAACCAATCCTGGATGTGAAAATAGCCTTTTGTCAG GGTTTTGGAAAACAAGTGGATGTGTCATATATTGCCAAACATTACAACATGAGCAAAAGCAAAGTGGACAACCAGTTCTACAGTGTGGAAGTGGGAGACTCCACCTTCACAGTTTTAAAACGTTATCAGAATTTAAAGCCCATTGGCTCTGGAGCTCAGGGAATTGTCTG TGCGGGCTATGATGCTGTCCTGGACAGAAATGTAGCCATCAAGAAGCTGAGCAGACCTTTCCAGAACCAGACACATGCCAAGAGGGCATACCGGGAGTTGGTGCTCATGAAATGTGTCAATCACAAAAAT ATAATCAGTTTATTAAATGTCTTCACACCACAGAAATCATTAGAGGAATTTCAGGATGT GTACCTAGTGATGGAGTTGATGGATGCCAACTTGTGCCAGGTGATTCAGATGGAGCTTGACCATGAGAGAATGTCCTACCTGCTCTACCAGATGCTTTGTGGTATCAAACACCTGCACTCAGCCGGCATTATTCACAGG GACCTCAAACCAAGCAATATAGTGGTGAAGTCAGACTGCACCCTGAAGATCCTGGACTTTGGTCTGGCCAGGACTGCGGGCACCAGCTTCATGATGACCCCTTATGTGGTGACTAGATACTACAGAGCCCCAGAGGTTATCCTGGGAATGGGCTACAAAGAGAATG TGGATATATGGTCGGTGGGGTGCATTATGGGAGAAATGGTGCGCCACAAAATCCTCTTCCCTGGGCGGGACT ACATCGACCAGTGGAACAAGGTGATTGAGCAGCTGGGCACACCCTCACCAGAGTTCATGAAGAAGCTTCAGCCCACAGTGAGGAACTATGTCGAGAACCGGCCAAAGTATGCAGGCCTCACCTTTCCCAAGCTCTTCCCCGACTGCCTTTTCCCTGCTGACTCTGAGCACAACAAACTCAAAG CTAGCCAGGCCAGAGACCTGCTGTCTAAGATGCTGATCATCGACCCCGCTAAACGGATATCGGTGGACGAGGCTTTACAGCACCCCTACATCAACGTGTGGTATGATCCAGCTGAGGTGGAGGCG GCCAGAGATCTCATCCAAATATCCATG CCTCCACCTCAGATCTATGACAAGCAGCTGGATGAAAGAGAACACTCCATTGATGAATGGAAAG AACTAATCTACAAAGAGGTGATGAATTTTGAGGAGAGAACGAAGAATGGCGTTGTGAAGGGACAGCCTTCACCTTCAG CACAGGTGCAGCCGTGA
- the mapk10 gene encoding mitogen-activated protein kinase 10 isoform X6 has protein sequence MVFMSRHFLYNCSQPILDVKIAFCQGFGKQVDVSYIAKHYNMSKSKVDNQFYSVEVGDSTFTVLKRYQNLKPIGSGAQGIVCAGYDAVLDRNVAIKKLSRPFQNQTHAKRAYRELVLMKCVNHKNIISLLNVFTPQKSLEEFQDVYLVMELMDANLCQVIQMELDHERMSYLLYQMLCGIKHLHSAGIIHRDLKPSNIVVKSDCTLKILDFGLARTAGTSFMMTPYVVTRYYRAPEVILGMGYKENVDMWSVGCIFGEVIRGTVLFPGTDHIDQWNKVIEQLGTPSPEFMKKLQPTVRNYVENRPKYAGLTFPKLFPDCLFPADSEHNKLKASQARDLLSKMLIIDPAKRISVDEALQHPYINVWYDPAEVEAARDLIQISMPPPQIYDKQLDEREHSIDEWKELIYKEVMNFEERTKNGVVKGQPSPSGAAVNSSESLPPSSSINDISSMSTDQTLASDTDSSLETSAGPLGCCR, from the exons ATG GTATTTATGAGCAGACATTTCTTATATAACTGCAGCCAACCAATCCTGGATGTGAAAATAGCCTTTTGTCAG GGTTTTGGAAAACAAGTGGATGTGTCATATATTGCCAAACATTACAACATGAGCAAAAGCAAAGTGGACAACCAGTTCTACAGTGTGGAAGTGGGAGACTCCACCTTCACAGTTTTAAAACGTTATCAGAATTTAAAGCCCATTGGCTCTGGAGCTCAGGGAATTGTCTG TGCGGGCTATGATGCTGTCCTGGACAGAAATGTAGCCATCAAGAAGCTGAGCAGACCTTTCCAGAACCAGACACATGCCAAGAGGGCATACCGGGAGTTGGTGCTCATGAAATGTGTCAATCACAAAAAT ATAATCAGTTTATTAAATGTCTTCACACCACAGAAATCATTAGAGGAATTTCAGGATGT GTACCTAGTGATGGAGTTGATGGATGCCAACTTGTGCCAGGTGATTCAGATGGAGCTTGACCATGAGAGAATGTCCTACCTGCTCTACCAGATGCTTTGTGGTATCAAACACCTGCACTCAGCCGGCATTATTCACAGG GACCTCAAACCAAGCAATATAGTGGTGAAGTCAGACTGCACCCTGAAGATCCTGGACTTTGGTCTGGCCAGGACTGCGGGCACCAGCTTCATGATGACCCCTTATGTGGTGACTAGATACTACAGAGCCCCAGAGGTTATCCTGGGAATGGGCTACAAAGAGAATG TGGACATGTGGTCAGTCGGCTGCATCTTTGGAGAGGTGATAAGAGGGACAGTGCTGTTCCCTGGGACTGACC ACATCGACCAGTGGAACAAGGTGATTGAGCAGCTGGGCACACCCTCACCAGAGTTCATGAAGAAGCTTCAGCCCACAGTGAGGAACTATGTCGAGAACCGGCCAAAGTATGCAGGCCTCACCTTTCCCAAGCTCTTCCCCGACTGCCTTTTCCCTGCTGACTCTGAGCACAACAAACTCAAAG CTAGCCAGGCCAGAGACCTGCTGTCTAAGATGCTGATCATCGACCCCGCTAAACGGATATCGGTGGACGAGGCTTTACAGCACCCCTACATCAACGTGTGGTATGATCCAGCTGAGGTGGAGGCG GCCAGAGATCTCATCCAAATATCCATG CCTCCACCTCAGATCTATGACAAGCAGCTGGATGAAAGAGAACACTCCATTGATGAATGGAAAG AACTAATCTACAAAGAGGTGATGAATTTTGAGGAGAGAACGAAGAATGGCGTTGTGAAGGGACAGCCTTCACCTTCAG GTGCAGCCGTGAACAGCAGCGAGAGCctcccaccctcctcctccataAATGACATCTCCTCCATGTCCACCGACCAGACCCTGGCCTCAGACACTGACAGCAGCCTGGAGACCTCTGCAGGACCCCTGGGGTGTTGCAGGTGA
- the mapk10 gene encoding mitogen-activated protein kinase 10 isoform X2: MVFMSRHFLYNCSQPILDVKIAFCQGFGKQVDVSYIAKHYNMSKSKVDNQFYSVEVGDSTFTVLKRYQNLKPIGSGAQGIVCAGYDAVLDRNVAIKKLSRPFQNQTHAKRAYRELVLMKCVNHKNIISLLNVFTPQKSLEEFQDVYLVMELMDANLCQVIQMELDHERMSYLLYQMLCGIKHLHSAGIIHRDLKPSNIVVKSDCTLKILDFGLARTAGTSFMMTPYVVTRYYRAPEVILGMGYKENVDIWSVGCIMGEMVRHKILFPGRDYIDQWNKVIEQLGTPSPEFMKKLQPTVRNYVENRPKYAGLTFPKLFPDCLFPADSEHNKLKASQARDLLSKMLIIDPAKRISVDEALQHPYINVWYDPAEVEAPPPQIYDKQLDEREHSIDEWKELIYKEVMNFEERTKNGVVKGQPSPSGAAVNSSESLPPSSSINDISSMSTDQTLASDTDSSLETSAGPLGCCR, encoded by the exons ATG GTATTTATGAGCAGACATTTCTTATATAACTGCAGCCAACCAATCCTGGATGTGAAAATAGCCTTTTGTCAG GGTTTTGGAAAACAAGTGGATGTGTCATATATTGCCAAACATTACAACATGAGCAAAAGCAAAGTGGACAACCAGTTCTACAGTGTGGAAGTGGGAGACTCCACCTTCACAGTTTTAAAACGTTATCAGAATTTAAAGCCCATTGGCTCTGGAGCTCAGGGAATTGTCTG TGCGGGCTATGATGCTGTCCTGGACAGAAATGTAGCCATCAAGAAGCTGAGCAGACCTTTCCAGAACCAGACACATGCCAAGAGGGCATACCGGGAGTTGGTGCTCATGAAATGTGTCAATCACAAAAAT ATAATCAGTTTATTAAATGTCTTCACACCACAGAAATCATTAGAGGAATTTCAGGATGT GTACCTAGTGATGGAGTTGATGGATGCCAACTTGTGCCAGGTGATTCAGATGGAGCTTGACCATGAGAGAATGTCCTACCTGCTCTACCAGATGCTTTGTGGTATCAAACACCTGCACTCAGCCGGCATTATTCACAGG GACCTCAAACCAAGCAATATAGTGGTGAAGTCAGACTGCACCCTGAAGATCCTGGACTTTGGTCTGGCCAGGACTGCGGGCACCAGCTTCATGATGACCCCTTATGTGGTGACTAGATACTACAGAGCCCCAGAGGTTATCCTGGGAATGGGCTACAAAGAGAATG TGGATATATGGTCGGTGGGGTGCATTATGGGAGAAATGGTGCGCCACAAAATCCTCTTCCCTGGGCGGGACT ACATCGACCAGTGGAACAAGGTGATTGAGCAGCTGGGCACACCCTCACCAGAGTTCATGAAGAAGCTTCAGCCCACAGTGAGGAACTATGTCGAGAACCGGCCAAAGTATGCAGGCCTCACCTTTCCCAAGCTCTTCCCCGACTGCCTTTTCCCTGCTGACTCTGAGCACAACAAACTCAAAG CTAGCCAGGCCAGAGACCTGCTGTCTAAGATGCTGATCATCGACCCCGCTAAACGGATATCGGTGGACGAGGCTTTACAGCACCCCTACATCAACGTGTGGTATGATCCAGCTGAGGTGGAGGCG CCTCCACCTCAGATCTATGACAAGCAGCTGGATGAAAGAGAACACTCCATTGATGAATGGAAAG AACTAATCTACAAAGAGGTGATGAATTTTGAGGAGAGAACGAAGAATGGCGTTGTGAAGGGACAGCCTTCACCTTCAG GTGCAGCCGTGAACAGCAGCGAGAGCctcccaccctcctcctccataAATGACATCTCCTCCATGTCCACCGACCAGACCCTGGCCTCAGACACTGACAGCAGCCTGGAGACCTCTGCAGGACCCCTGGGGTGTTGCAGGTGA
- the mapk10 gene encoding mitogen-activated protein kinase 10 isoform X1, with protein sequence MVFMSRHFLYNCSQPILDVKIAFCQGFGKQVDVSYIAKHYNMSKSKVDNQFYSVEVGDSTFTVLKRYQNLKPIGSGAQGIVCAGYDAVLDRNVAIKKLSRPFQNQTHAKRAYRELVLMKCVNHKNIISLLNVFTPQKSLEEFQDVYLVMELMDANLCQVIQMELDHERMSYLLYQMLCGIKHLHSAGIIHRDLKPSNIVVKSDCTLKILDFGLARTAGTSFMMTPYVVTRYYRAPEVILGMGYKENVDIWSVGCIMGEMVRHKILFPGRDYIDQWNKVIEQLGTPSPEFMKKLQPTVRNYVENRPKYAGLTFPKLFPDCLFPADSEHNKLKASQARDLLSKMLIIDPAKRISVDEALQHPYINVWYDPAEVEAARDLIQISMPPPQIYDKQLDEREHSIDEWKELIYKEVMNFEERTKNGVVKGQPSPSGAAVNSSESLPPSSSINDISSMSTDQTLASDTDSSLETSAGPLGCCR encoded by the exons ATG GTATTTATGAGCAGACATTTCTTATATAACTGCAGCCAACCAATCCTGGATGTGAAAATAGCCTTTTGTCAG GGTTTTGGAAAACAAGTGGATGTGTCATATATTGCCAAACATTACAACATGAGCAAAAGCAAAGTGGACAACCAGTTCTACAGTGTGGAAGTGGGAGACTCCACCTTCACAGTTTTAAAACGTTATCAGAATTTAAAGCCCATTGGCTCTGGAGCTCAGGGAATTGTCTG TGCGGGCTATGATGCTGTCCTGGACAGAAATGTAGCCATCAAGAAGCTGAGCAGACCTTTCCAGAACCAGACACATGCCAAGAGGGCATACCGGGAGTTGGTGCTCATGAAATGTGTCAATCACAAAAAT ATAATCAGTTTATTAAATGTCTTCACACCACAGAAATCATTAGAGGAATTTCAGGATGT GTACCTAGTGATGGAGTTGATGGATGCCAACTTGTGCCAGGTGATTCAGATGGAGCTTGACCATGAGAGAATGTCCTACCTGCTCTACCAGATGCTTTGTGGTATCAAACACCTGCACTCAGCCGGCATTATTCACAGG GACCTCAAACCAAGCAATATAGTGGTGAAGTCAGACTGCACCCTGAAGATCCTGGACTTTGGTCTGGCCAGGACTGCGGGCACCAGCTTCATGATGACCCCTTATGTGGTGACTAGATACTACAGAGCCCCAGAGGTTATCCTGGGAATGGGCTACAAAGAGAATG TGGATATATGGTCGGTGGGGTGCATTATGGGAGAAATGGTGCGCCACAAAATCCTCTTCCCTGGGCGGGACT ACATCGACCAGTGGAACAAGGTGATTGAGCAGCTGGGCACACCCTCACCAGAGTTCATGAAGAAGCTTCAGCCCACAGTGAGGAACTATGTCGAGAACCGGCCAAAGTATGCAGGCCTCACCTTTCCCAAGCTCTTCCCCGACTGCCTTTTCCCTGCTGACTCTGAGCACAACAAACTCAAAG CTAGCCAGGCCAGAGACCTGCTGTCTAAGATGCTGATCATCGACCCCGCTAAACGGATATCGGTGGACGAGGCTTTACAGCACCCCTACATCAACGTGTGGTATGATCCAGCTGAGGTGGAGGCG GCCAGAGATCTCATCCAAATATCCATG CCTCCACCTCAGATCTATGACAAGCAGCTGGATGAAAGAGAACACTCCATTGATGAATGGAAAG AACTAATCTACAAAGAGGTGATGAATTTTGAGGAGAGAACGAAGAATGGCGTTGTGAAGGGACAGCCTTCACCTTCAG GTGCAGCCGTGAACAGCAGCGAGAGCctcccaccctcctcctccataAATGACATCTCCTCCATGTCCACCGACCAGACCCTGGCCTCAGACACTGACAGCAGCCTGGAGACCTCTGCAGGACCCCTGGGGTGTTGCAGGTGA
- the mapk10 gene encoding mitogen-activated protein kinase 10 isoform X5, giving the protein MVFMSRHFLYNCSQPILDVKIAFCQGFGKQVDVSYIAKHYNMSKSKVDNQFYSVEVGDSTFTVLKRYQNLKPIGSGAQGIVCAGYDAVLDRNVAIKKLSRPFQNQTHAKRAYRELVLMKCVNHKNIISLLNVFTPQKSLEEFQDVYLVMELMDANLCQVIQMELDHERMSYLLYQMLCGIKHLHSAGIIHRDLKPSNIVVKSDCTLKILDFGLARTAGTSFMMTPYVVTRYYRAPEVILGMGYKENVDIWSVGCIMGEMVRHKILFPGRDCILVYTQRYYLMWTCGQSAASLER; this is encoded by the exons ATG GTATTTATGAGCAGACATTTCTTATATAACTGCAGCCAACCAATCCTGGATGTGAAAATAGCCTTTTGTCAG GGTTTTGGAAAACAAGTGGATGTGTCATATATTGCCAAACATTACAACATGAGCAAAAGCAAAGTGGACAACCAGTTCTACAGTGTGGAAGTGGGAGACTCCACCTTCACAGTTTTAAAACGTTATCAGAATTTAAAGCCCATTGGCTCTGGAGCTCAGGGAATTGTCTG TGCGGGCTATGATGCTGTCCTGGACAGAAATGTAGCCATCAAGAAGCTGAGCAGACCTTTCCAGAACCAGACACATGCCAAGAGGGCATACCGGGAGTTGGTGCTCATGAAATGTGTCAATCACAAAAAT ATAATCAGTTTATTAAATGTCTTCACACCACAGAAATCATTAGAGGAATTTCAGGATGT GTACCTAGTGATGGAGTTGATGGATGCCAACTTGTGCCAGGTGATTCAGATGGAGCTTGACCATGAGAGAATGTCCTACCTGCTCTACCAGATGCTTTGTGGTATCAAACACCTGCACTCAGCCGGCATTATTCACAGG GACCTCAAACCAAGCAATATAGTGGTGAAGTCAGACTGCACCCTGAAGATCCTGGACTTTGGTCTGGCCAGGACTGCGGGCACCAGCTTCATGATGACCCCTTATGTGGTGACTAGATACTACAGAGCCCCAGAGGTTATCCTGGGAATGGGCTACAAAGAGAATG TGGATATATGGTCGGTGGGGTGCATTATGGGAGAAATGGTGCGCCACAAAATCCTCTTCCCTGGGCGGGACTGTATCCTTGTTTACACACAACGATATTATCTGATG TGGACATGTGGTCAGTCGGCTGCATCTTTGGAGAGGTGA
- the mapk10 gene encoding mitogen-activated protein kinase 10 isoform X3: MSKSKVDNQFYSVEVGDSTFTVLKRYQNLKPIGSGAQGIVCAGYDAVLDRNVAIKKLSRPFQNQTHAKRAYRELVLMKCVNHKNIISLLNVFTPQKSLEEFQDVYLVMELMDANLCQVIQMELDHERMSYLLYQMLCGIKHLHSAGIIHRDLKPSNIVVKSDCTLKILDFGLARTAGTSFMMTPYVVTRYYRAPEVILGMGYKENVDIWSVGCIMGEMVRHKILFPGRDYIDQWNKVIEQLGTPSPEFMKKLQPTVRNYVENRPKYAGLTFPKLFPDCLFPADSEHNKLKASQARDLLSKMLIIDPAKRISVDEALQHPYINVWYDPAEVEAARDLIQISMPPPQIYDKQLDEREHSIDEWKELIYKEVMNFEERTKNGVVKGQPSPSGAAVNSSESLPPSSSINDISSMSTDQTLASDTDSSLETSAGPLGCCR, translated from the exons ATGAGCAAAAGCAAAGTGGACAACCAGTTCTACAGTGTGGAAGTGGGAGACTCCACCTTCACAGTTTTAAAACGTTATCAGAATTTAAAGCCCATTGGCTCTGGAGCTCAGGGAATTGTCTG TGCGGGCTATGATGCTGTCCTGGACAGAAATGTAGCCATCAAGAAGCTGAGCAGACCTTTCCAGAACCAGACACATGCCAAGAGGGCATACCGGGAGTTGGTGCTCATGAAATGTGTCAATCACAAAAAT ATAATCAGTTTATTAAATGTCTTCACACCACAGAAATCATTAGAGGAATTTCAGGATGT GTACCTAGTGATGGAGTTGATGGATGCCAACTTGTGCCAGGTGATTCAGATGGAGCTTGACCATGAGAGAATGTCCTACCTGCTCTACCAGATGCTTTGTGGTATCAAACACCTGCACTCAGCCGGCATTATTCACAGG GACCTCAAACCAAGCAATATAGTGGTGAAGTCAGACTGCACCCTGAAGATCCTGGACTTTGGTCTGGCCAGGACTGCGGGCACCAGCTTCATGATGACCCCTTATGTGGTGACTAGATACTACAGAGCCCCAGAGGTTATCCTGGGAATGGGCTACAAAGAGAATG TGGATATATGGTCGGTGGGGTGCATTATGGGAGAAATGGTGCGCCACAAAATCCTCTTCCCTGGGCGGGACT ACATCGACCAGTGGAACAAGGTGATTGAGCAGCTGGGCACACCCTCACCAGAGTTCATGAAGAAGCTTCAGCCCACAGTGAGGAACTATGTCGAGAACCGGCCAAAGTATGCAGGCCTCACCTTTCCCAAGCTCTTCCCCGACTGCCTTTTCCCTGCTGACTCTGAGCACAACAAACTCAAAG CTAGCCAGGCCAGAGACCTGCTGTCTAAGATGCTGATCATCGACCCCGCTAAACGGATATCGGTGGACGAGGCTTTACAGCACCCCTACATCAACGTGTGGTATGATCCAGCTGAGGTGGAGGCG GCCAGAGATCTCATCCAAATATCCATG CCTCCACCTCAGATCTATGACAAGCAGCTGGATGAAAGAGAACACTCCATTGATGAATGGAAAG AACTAATCTACAAAGAGGTGATGAATTTTGAGGAGAGAACGAAGAATGGCGTTGTGAAGGGACAGCCTTCACCTTCAG GTGCAGCCGTGAACAGCAGCGAGAGCctcccaccctcctcctccataAATGACATCTCCTCCATGTCCACCGACCAGACCCTGGCCTCAGACACTGACAGCAGCCTGGAGACCTCTGCAGGACCCCTGGGGTGTTGCAGGTGA